Proteins encoded together in one Anaerobaca lacustris window:
- the nadC gene encoding carboxylating nicotinate-nucleotide diphosphorylase: MKKLNIAQAQPLIRMAIEEDLGPGDVTTELLFPDSSTAQATIVSREEIVVCGIPVLKEILRQYDPRLTLTPHVRDGQSAHVGSKLATIEGPLRALLSAERVLLNFLQRLSGIATTTNKYVRAIRGTKAKIYDTRKTLPGWRLLEKYAVRCGGGYNHRLGLYDGILIKDNHLAELGKNLSTRLRRVVEDAKNRKGLSFVAVEVDHVDHQLNHVLKIPGIDIVLLDNMGQWQLKHAVRMRDEMCGKGNKPLLEASGNITLDNVSAIAQCGVDRIAIGAITHSATAVDIGLDR; encoded by the coding sequence ATGAAGAAACTCAACATCGCGCAGGCACAGCCCCTGATCCGGATGGCCATCGAAGAGGACCTCGGACCCGGCGACGTGACGACGGAGCTGTTGTTTCCCGACAGCTCGACCGCCCAGGCCACCATCGTATCGCGTGAGGAAATCGTCGTCTGCGGCATCCCCGTCCTCAAGGAGATCCTACGACAGTACGATCCGCGACTGACCCTGACGCCTCACGTCAGAGACGGCCAGTCGGCCCACGTGGGAAGCAAGCTGGCCACGATCGAGGGACCGCTACGGGCCCTCCTCAGCGCCGAGCGCGTCCTGCTGAACTTCCTCCAGCGTCTCAGCGGGATCGCCACAACCACAAACAAATACGTCCGCGCCATTCGCGGCACCAAGGCCAAGATCTACGACACGCGCAAGACGCTTCCCGGCTGGCGTCTGCTGGAGAAGTACGCCGTGCGCTGCGGCGGAGGCTACAACCACCGCCTCGGACTCTACGACGGCATTCTCATCAAGGACAACCACCTGGCCGAGTTGGGCAAGAATCTCTCCACGAGACTGCGGCGGGTGGTGGAAGATGCCAAGAACAGGAAGGGACTCTCGTTCGTCGCCGTCGAAGTGGACCACGTGGACCATCAGTTGAATCACGTCCTGAAGATTCCGGGCATCGACATCGTCCTGCTGGACAACATGGGCCAGTGGCAGCTCAAGCACGCGGTCCGGATGCGCGACGAGATGTGCGGCAAGGGCAACAAGCCGCTGCTGGAGGCGTCCGGCAACATCACGCTGGACAACGTCTCGGCGATTGCGCAATGCGGCGTGGACCGCATCGCCATCGGCGCGATCACCCACTCGGCCACTGCCGTCGATATCGGACTGGACAGATAA